One genomic region from Chelmon rostratus isolate fCheRos1 chromosome 11, fCheRos1.pri, whole genome shotgun sequence encodes:
- the shld2 gene encoding shieldin complex subunit 2 isoform X1, giving the protein MCERPKVHVFLGAPPPSSGPASTSGAGADERPPADWRHLELTWQDGRLRPADEAGNRAKFSSEDVGSSRENTESGPPAATLQSQDQDGSFSNADWITEVSQAQEDRTGSACRFSTDNVDLLSDSQRPAERFLSRDKESDPGEEDQCSSSVHEYLDSCFPAAQSEPKKPEPEHPHCSENQSRAAPPLSAQTQYLSSWTLSQTVILRGKRGIQSATSPETTLPPQTPPKDAQSPPSISSSTPELFSPVTPSPGASAELFSQPCPTPRVEEGGVVLEATTDGVLCSQDAKQQDTTAVQASPSKSPNFKKARTSENLRTEASAVPPDGSAATGLRGPTTLLIRCDKWGVRYSVLVAVVHPCHLKEVKVKSGPTAGTFVPLASVVVTDQSGVEMKVVLWRRAAFWVLTVGPGDVLLITGLQLNEDRWRGETVLQSTFSSKLLNLGQITASTSPPVPQHVNARSLSSLCGFLRERRPLLVSLNLRPPQDLNRLPYATLRSLRVNTLVHAVLRVIHTHLSTAWRSEADSRCRSAVQQQAVLTVEQPDGQQGALLLWGAAVDWLPRFRRDRAAVWDFHVLLVKDGLTADLPELHSTPWSTVQPLDPASRRARGFLQPQRIQTGNSSSVELDLDTLLSQKYSGDVELRVQVTAFHFQDSVLSQNAPQPVLDSSTGLDDILAALSGDVTYTGCGRCSSELDTDANGIYGPCYPCLPHTAVRRYYRPGVLTVSGQGSGQVCVQVPPVPLLKILEAPPDKLHKSSAPGSEVKHIQVAAERLQTLLSLPRKIFTVTVRSHFLCDENSVPVSQDFTLLDLQFPR; this is encoded by the exons ATGTGCGAACGGCCAAAGGTCCACGTCTTCCTGGGggctcctcctccctcctctggcCCAGCCTCGACGTCTGGAGCTGGGGCTGACGAGCGTCCCCCTGCCGACTGGAGACACCTGGAGCTCACCTGGCAGGATGGACGTCTGAGGCCTGCag ATGAGGCTGGAAATCGAGCAAAATTCTCGTCGGAGGATGTCGGATCCAGCagggaaaacactgaatctgGTCCACCTGCAGCGACTTTACAAAGCCAGGATCAGGATGGCTCCTTTTCAAACGCTGATTGGATCACGGAGGTGTCACAAGCACAGGAGGATCGAACAGGATCTGCCTGCAGATTTAGCACAGATAACGTAGATCTCCTGTCCGACAGTCAGAGACCTGCAGAGAGATTTCTGAGCCGAGATAAAGAATCagaccctggagaggaggacCAGTGTTCGTCTTCAGTTCATGAGTATCTGGACAGCTGCTTCCCTGCAGCTCAATCTGAACCAAAGAAACCAGAACCTGAACATCCACATTGCTCTGAGAACCAGTCACGAGCCGCCCCCCCTCTGTCTGCCCAGACTCAATACCTCAGCAGCTGGACTCTGAGTCAGACAGTAATCCTGAGAGGCAAGCGTGGTATCCAATCAGCAACGAGCCCTGAGACAACCCTGCCTCCTCAAACCCCACCTAAAGACGCCCAGTCGCCAccatccatctcctccagcACCCCGGAGCTCTTCAGCCCTGTGACCCCGTCACCTGGAGCCTCTGCAGAGCTCTTCAGCCAACCCTGCCCAACCCCGAGGGTGGAGGAAGGCGGCGTTGTCCTCGAGGCCACCACAGATGGGGTGCTCTGCTCCCAGGATGCCAAGCAACAGGATACCACAGCTGTCCAAGCCTCCCCCTCCAAATCCCCCAATTTCAAGAAAGCTCGAACCTCAGAAAACCTCAGGACTGAAGCGTCTGCGGTGCCGCCTGACGGCTCCGCCGCCACCGGACTCCGAGGTCCCACCACACTTTTGATCCGGTGTGACAAGTGGGGGGTGCGCTACTCAGTTCTGGTGGCAGTGGTTCACCCCTGTCACCTGAAAGAGGTCAAG GTGAAGTCCGGGCCGACGGCGGGGACCTTCGTTCCTCTGGCATCCGTTGTAGTGACGGACCAGTCAGGCGTAGAGATGAAGGTGGTGCTGTGGCGGCGAGCGGCGTTCTGGGTTTTGACAGTCGGTCCTGGAGACGTGCTGCTCATCACAG GACTGCAGCTGAATGAagacaggtggagaggagagacggtGCTGCAGTCAACCTTCAGCAGCAAACTGCTCAACCTGGGACAGATCACCGCCTCCACCTCACCACCAG ttccTCAGCATGTTAATGCTcgctctctcagctctctgtgtggCTTCCTTCGGGAgcggcgccccctgctggtgtcTTTGAATCTCCGCCCCCCTCAGGACCTGAATCGCCTCCCCTACGCCACCCTGAGGTCACTGAGGGTCAACACGTTGGTTCACGCCGTGCTGCGcgtcatacacacacacctcagcacaG CGTGGCGGAGCGAGGCGGACTCTCGCTGCAGGTcggctgtgcagcagcaggccgTCCTGACCGTGGAGCAGCCAGATGgtcagcagggggcgctgctgCTGTGGGGAGCAGCTGTGGACTGGCTGCCTCGCTTCAGGCGAGacagag CGGCTGTTTGGGACTTCCACGTCCTCCTGGTGAAAGACGGTTTGACCGCCGACCTCCCGGAGCTGCACTCCACCCCCTGGAGCACCGTCCAGCCTCTGGACCCTGCCAGCCGCCGGGCGCGGGGCTTCCTCCAACCACAACGcattcagacaggaaacagcagcagtgtagAGCTGGACCTCGACACACTGCTGTCCCAGAAATACAGCG GTGATGTGGAGCTCAGAGTCCAGGTCACCGCCTTCCACTTCCAGGATTCTGTGCTTTCCCAGAATGCACCGCAGCCGGTCCTGGACAGCTCCACGGGGCTGGATGACATCCTGGCGGCGCTGAGCGGCGACGTCACGTACACGGGCTGCGGTCGCTGCTCGTCCGAGCTCGACACCGACGCCAACGGCATCTACGGCCCCTGTTACCCCTGCCTGCCCCACACTGCCGTCCGCCGCTACTACAG gcCAGGTGTGCTGACAGTCAGTGGGCAGGGCAGCGGTcaggtgtgtgttcaggttcCTCCTGTCCCGCTGCTGAAGATCCTCGAGGCTCCACCCGATAAACTCCACAAGAGCTCAG CTCCAGGTTCAGAAGTGAAGCACATCCAGGTGGCGGCAGAGAGGCTACAgaccctcctctccctcccgaGAAAAATCTTCACCGTCACCGTCCGGAGCCACTTCCTGTGTGACGAGAACAGCGTCCCCGTCAGTCAGGACTTCACTCTGCTGGACCTCCAGTTCCCCCGCTGA
- the LOC121613530 gene encoding uncharacterized protein LOC121613530, protein MKVFCGASEQEEQVSPVCRHTWFLDGQREKNLRGVDRKRRGRLRSHLHLPENTLRAASHTADRQKHQRQTDMDKLANLIGDKVGDIVTEAAKDILGVGGKDEDEDDKKGGVLAFFGGNKKEEEEEKKKGGLFSFGDDKKKDDDKGGFFSNLLDTDDDKEKDKKSGFTGLFTEQGGPGAAGGDQGGTEGGQSVGVSDGDLFSDLMDVAEETSKGQ, encoded by the exons ATGAAGGTTTTCTGTGGGGCGTCTGAGCAGGAGGAACAGGTCAGTCCGGTCTGCAGACACACCTGGTTCCTCGATGGCCAACGGGAAAAAAACCTGAGAGGCGTCGACCGAAAGAGACGAGGGCGGCTTCGgtctcacctccacctgccaGAAAACACGCTGCGAGCTGCCTCACACACCGCCGACAGACAGAAACACCAACGACAGACAGACATGGACAAACTCGCAAACCTCATTGGGGACAAAGTGG GAGACATAGTGACGGAGGCAGCGAAGGACATTCTGGGTGTAGGTGGCaaggacgaggacgaggacgacAAGAAAGGAGGAGTGCTGGCATTTTTTGGAGGCaacaaaaaggaggaggaggaggagaagaagaaaggaggactGTTCTCATTTGGAGATGACAAGAAGAAAGACGACGACAAGGGAGGATTCTTCTCGAATCTCCTCGACACAGACGACGATAAGGAGAAAGATAAAAAATCAGGATTTACAGGTCTCTTCACTGAACAGGGGGGGCCGGGTGCTGCTGGCGGGGACCAGGGAGGAACTGAAGGAGGACAAAGTGTAGGAGTAAGTGACGGAG atCTGTTCAGCGATCTGATGGATGTGGCTGAAGAAACGTCTAAAGgacaataa
- the shld2 gene encoding shieldin complex subunit 2 isoform X2, whose amino-acid sequence MCERPKVHVFLGAPPPSSGPASTSGAGADERPPADWRHLELTWQDGRLRPADEAGNRAKFSSEDVGSSRENTESGPPAATLQSQDQDGSFSNADWITEVSQAQEDRTGSACRFSTDNVDLLSDSQRPAERFLSRDKESDPGEEDQCSSSVHEYLDSCFPAAQSEPKKPEPEHPHCSENQSRAAPPLSAQTQYLSSWTLSQTVILRGKRGIQSATSPETTLPPQTPPKDAQSPPSISSSTPELFSPVTPSPGASAELFSQPCPTPRVEEGGVVLEATTDGVLCSQDAKQQDTTAVQASPSKSPNFKKARTSENLRTEASAVPPDGSAATGLRGPTTLLIRCDKWGVRYSVLVAVVHPCHLKEVKVKSGPTAGTFVPLASVVVTDQSGVEMKVVLWRRAAFWVLTVGPGDVLLITGLQLNEDRWRGETVLQSTFSSKLLNLGQITASTSPPVPQHVNARSLSSLCGFLRERRPLLVSLNLRPPQDLNRLPYATLRSLRVNTLVHAVLRVIHTHLSTAAVWDFHVLLVKDGLTADLPELHSTPWSTVQPLDPASRRARGFLQPQRIQTGNSSSVELDLDTLLSQKYSGDVELRVQVTAFHFQDSVLSQNAPQPVLDSSTGLDDILAALSGDVTYTGCGRCSSELDTDANGIYGPCYPCLPHTAVRRYYRPGVLTVSGQGSGQVCVQVPPVPLLKILEAPPDKLHKSSAPGSEVKHIQVAAERLQTLLSLPRKIFTVTVRSHFLCDENSVPVSQDFTLLDLQFPR is encoded by the exons ATGTGCGAACGGCCAAAGGTCCACGTCTTCCTGGGggctcctcctccctcctctggcCCAGCCTCGACGTCTGGAGCTGGGGCTGACGAGCGTCCCCCTGCCGACTGGAGACACCTGGAGCTCACCTGGCAGGATGGACGTCTGAGGCCTGCag ATGAGGCTGGAAATCGAGCAAAATTCTCGTCGGAGGATGTCGGATCCAGCagggaaaacactgaatctgGTCCACCTGCAGCGACTTTACAAAGCCAGGATCAGGATGGCTCCTTTTCAAACGCTGATTGGATCACGGAGGTGTCACAAGCACAGGAGGATCGAACAGGATCTGCCTGCAGATTTAGCACAGATAACGTAGATCTCCTGTCCGACAGTCAGAGACCTGCAGAGAGATTTCTGAGCCGAGATAAAGAATCagaccctggagaggaggacCAGTGTTCGTCTTCAGTTCATGAGTATCTGGACAGCTGCTTCCCTGCAGCTCAATCTGAACCAAAGAAACCAGAACCTGAACATCCACATTGCTCTGAGAACCAGTCACGAGCCGCCCCCCCTCTGTCTGCCCAGACTCAATACCTCAGCAGCTGGACTCTGAGTCAGACAGTAATCCTGAGAGGCAAGCGTGGTATCCAATCAGCAACGAGCCCTGAGACAACCCTGCCTCCTCAAACCCCACCTAAAGACGCCCAGTCGCCAccatccatctcctccagcACCCCGGAGCTCTTCAGCCCTGTGACCCCGTCACCTGGAGCCTCTGCAGAGCTCTTCAGCCAACCCTGCCCAACCCCGAGGGTGGAGGAAGGCGGCGTTGTCCTCGAGGCCACCACAGATGGGGTGCTCTGCTCCCAGGATGCCAAGCAACAGGATACCACAGCTGTCCAAGCCTCCCCCTCCAAATCCCCCAATTTCAAGAAAGCTCGAACCTCAGAAAACCTCAGGACTGAAGCGTCTGCGGTGCCGCCTGACGGCTCCGCCGCCACCGGACTCCGAGGTCCCACCACACTTTTGATCCGGTGTGACAAGTGGGGGGTGCGCTACTCAGTTCTGGTGGCAGTGGTTCACCCCTGTCACCTGAAAGAGGTCAAG GTGAAGTCCGGGCCGACGGCGGGGACCTTCGTTCCTCTGGCATCCGTTGTAGTGACGGACCAGTCAGGCGTAGAGATGAAGGTGGTGCTGTGGCGGCGAGCGGCGTTCTGGGTTTTGACAGTCGGTCCTGGAGACGTGCTGCTCATCACAG GACTGCAGCTGAATGAagacaggtggagaggagagacggtGCTGCAGTCAACCTTCAGCAGCAAACTGCTCAACCTGGGACAGATCACCGCCTCCACCTCACCACCAG ttccTCAGCATGTTAATGCTcgctctctcagctctctgtgtggCTTCCTTCGGGAgcggcgccccctgctggtgtcTTTGAATCTCCGCCCCCCTCAGGACCTGAATCGCCTCCCCTACGCCACCCTGAGGTCACTGAGGGTCAACACGTTGGTTCACGCCGTGCTGCGcgtcatacacacacacctcagcacaG CGGCTGTTTGGGACTTCCACGTCCTCCTGGTGAAAGACGGTTTGACCGCCGACCTCCCGGAGCTGCACTCCACCCCCTGGAGCACCGTCCAGCCTCTGGACCCTGCCAGCCGCCGGGCGCGGGGCTTCCTCCAACCACAACGcattcagacaggaaacagcagcagtgtagAGCTGGACCTCGACACACTGCTGTCCCAGAAATACAGCG GTGATGTGGAGCTCAGAGTCCAGGTCACCGCCTTCCACTTCCAGGATTCTGTGCTTTCCCAGAATGCACCGCAGCCGGTCCTGGACAGCTCCACGGGGCTGGATGACATCCTGGCGGCGCTGAGCGGCGACGTCACGTACACGGGCTGCGGTCGCTGCTCGTCCGAGCTCGACACCGACGCCAACGGCATCTACGGCCCCTGTTACCCCTGCCTGCCCCACACTGCCGTCCGCCGCTACTACAG gcCAGGTGTGCTGACAGTCAGTGGGCAGGGCAGCGGTcaggtgtgtgttcaggttcCTCCTGTCCCGCTGCTGAAGATCCTCGAGGCTCCACCCGATAAACTCCACAAGAGCTCAG CTCCAGGTTCAGAAGTGAAGCACATCCAGGTGGCGGCAGAGAGGCTACAgaccctcctctccctcccgaGAAAAATCTTCACCGTCACCGTCCGGAGCCACTTCCTGTGTGACGAGAACAGCGTCCCCGTCAGTCAGGACTTCACTCTGCTGGACCTCCAGTTCCCCCGCTGA